The Ascaphus truei isolate aAscTru1 chromosome 3, aAscTru1.hap1, whole genome shotgun sequence genome includes a region encoding these proteins:
- the COA5 gene encoding cytochrome c oxidase assembly factor 5, which yields MSSTPRGAAMPKYYEDKEEDSQPCAGVKEDLKSCLLQTACVLQEGKTPKECLREGYCKALQVSFFECKRSILDNRSRFRGRKGY from the exons ATGAGCAGCACTCCGCGGGGAGCAGCCATGCCGAAGTACTATGAGGACAAGGAGGAAGACAGCCAACCGTGTGCCGGAGTGAAGGAGGATCTGAAGAGCTGCCTGCTGCAGACTGCCTGTGTGCTGCAG GAAGGGAAGACCCCGAAGGAATGCTTGAGAGAAGGATATTGCAAAGCTCTGCAGGTTTCCTTTTTTGAATGCAAACGATCAATT ttggaCAACAGATCAAGATTCAGAGGGAGAAAGGGGTACTAA